DNA sequence from the Candidatus Methanomethylicota archaeon genome:
ATTGGTCCCAAACTTAAAGAATGAAGTGGTATATGTTAGCATAGTTCAAAAACAAACAGATGCAGGAGAGCAAAGTAGATTTAAAGTTGCAGTCATAGTTGGAAATGAAGATGGATTAGTTGGAATTGGAACTGCAAAAGCAAAACAACTTAGATTCGCAATAGACAAAGCAATAGAAGATGCAAAACTAAAAATAATACCAGTAAATAGGGGTTGTGGAAGTTGGGAATGCTCATGCAATAGACCACACAGCATACCATTCAAAGTGGTTGGGAAGAGTGGAAGTGTTGAAATAACATTAAAACCAGCTCCAAGGGGGGTTGGACTAGTAGCAGGAGACCCTGCAAAGGTAGTTCTTAGACTTGCAGGCATACAAGACATATGGTCATTCACAAGGGGGGAAACTAGAACAACACTAAACTTCATAATGGCAACCTATAATGCCCTAAAGAATACAAATAGATTCAGATTCGGATGGAGAAGTGCGTAAAAATGAGCAAACCCATAGCAGTAATAAGAATTAGGGGAACAGTTGGAGTGCCAAAAGAGGATGAAGATACGCTAAAAATGCTTAGATTAAATAAACCAAATCACATGAGAATATTAAAGCCAAATCCAAGCATAATTGGAATGATAAAGAAAGTTGAAAAGTATGTAACATGGGGAGAAATAGATTTGGAAACCTTAGAAATGGTCTTGAGGAAGAGGGGGAGACTCACTGGAAATAGGAAATTAACAGATGAATACGTGAAGGAAAAGCTTGGATTAAATGGTATAAGGGAACTTGCAGAGAAAATATTTAATGGGGAAATAGATATAAACGATCTAAAGGATTTTAAACCAATATTCAGATTAACACCCCCAAGTGGTGGATTTAAGAAATCAGTAAAAGCATTCTATTCATCAAATGGGGAACTTGGATATAGAGGTGGGGAAATAAACAAACTAATAGTTAGAATGTTGTAGGGTGATGAATATGGTTGTAAGGAGGGAGAAGAAGAGTAGGAAGCTGAGGGGCAGTAGGTATATGGGTTATGGTGGAACGCAACATAGAGGGAGCGGACAGAGGGGTGGATTTGGAAAGGCAGGGCTACATAAACATAAATGGTCATACATATTGAAGTATGATAGAGACTATTTCGGAAAACATGGC
Encoded proteins:
- a CDS encoding 30S ribosomal protein S5; its protein translation is MGEETSTQKTEWEPKTTVGKLVKEGTINSIYQLYSLNLPILEPEIVDILVPNLKNEVVYVSIVQKQTDAGEQSRFKVAVIVGNEDGLVGIGTAKAKQLRFAIDKAIEDAKLKIIPVNRGCGSWECSCNRPHSIPFKVVGKSGSVEITLKPAPRGVGLVAGDPAKVVLRLAGIQDIWSFTRGETRTTLNFIMATYNALKNTNRFRFGWRSA
- a CDS encoding 50S ribosomal protein L30; amino-acid sequence: MSKPIAVIRIRGTVGVPKEDEDTLKMLRLNKPNHMRILKPNPSIIGMIKKVEKYVTWGEIDLETLEMVLRKRGRLTGNRKLTDEYVKEKLGLNGIRELAEKIFNGEIDINDLKDFKPIFRLTPPSGGFKKSVKAFYSSNGELGYRGGEINKLIVRML